The following coding sequences are from one Triticum dicoccoides isolate Atlit2015 ecotype Zavitan chromosome 4A, WEW_v2.0, whole genome shotgun sequence window:
- the LOC119288156 gene encoding putative disease resistance RPP13-like protein 3, which produces MASTVVSMARSMLGAVISVAASAAATEMSRLIGVRKDIWFIKDELKTMQAFLVAAEKTKNKDLLLKVWAEQVRDLAYGIEDCLDEFMVHVGSQSRSRRLLKLKDRHRIASQIRDLKARVEEVSSRNTRYNLITVDASSSIDEVNSYTEDIRSHSASNIDEAELVGFAKAKQELIEMVDVNSRDGLCKMIFLVGMGGLGKTTLARKAYESKQDIVNRFSCCAWVTVSQSFSKIEMLKDMIRQLLGTDSLRKCLKDLEGKSVQVDDLGMYLRKELEQKRYFIVLDDLWTINAWNWFKDFSFPIRNNKGSRIIVSTRDVGLAGKCTSESLIYHLKHLQIEDATNLLLRKTGKTQEDMKNDKEMMIVVNKMVKKCGGLPLAVLTIGGMLANKRVTEWENIYKQIPLELEVNPSLEAMRRIVTMSYNWLPSHLKSCFLYLSIFPEDFEIKSSRLVERWIAEGFVRARVGVNIKDVGISYFTELINRSMIQPSKVSIEGVVKSCRVHDIVRDVMISVSRDENFVHVVGNNVTGAMEETFRHVAYHGSMCQKIDMDWSHVRSITVFGERPLRPSPSVCSPGMRMLRALDLENAQFQVTQKDISNIGLFRHMKYLNFSYPAGYSHIYKLPRSIGRLQGLRTLNIRDSYITELPTEICKLKNLHSLRCTRNNSYEYFDLNDTKNCLLSTFCWPVLFTPLADPSERARLVTDLHMAWSSCGSESVGVRVPKGIGKLKELQVLEVVDISRTSGKAIKELGELVQLRKLSVVTEGPTKQKCRVLCDAIQKLTCLRSLSVGGSLDWVHVVSSPPPLLRSLKLYGCLGELPGWVGNLVHLVKLYLCGSVIKEEGKLMEMLGPLPNLMRLRLGDDSYIGEKLAFKTGAFPNLKKLEIDYVKELREIKFEDGTSPQLVMIDISWCKLASGIIGVNQLPKLKDIALGSNGRVAKLAMLQSEVDAHPNSPVLRLKEERNKHDLGGVVVQVEEATEESSSLHPDCASASSRSHAVVTPNVSQDDLLYTYNSC; this is translated from the exons ATGGCGAGCACGGTGGTGAGCATGGCGAGATCCATGCTGGGCGCTGTCATCAGCGTGGCCGCCTCCGCCGCTGCCACCGAGATGAGCCGTCTCATCGGCGTCCGCAAGGACATCTG GTTCATAAAAGACGAGCTCAAGACGATGCAAGCATTCCTAGTGGCTGCTGAGAAAACGAAGAACAAAGACTTGCTACTGAAGGTGTGGGCCGAGCAAGTAAGAGATCTAGCATATGGCATCGAGGATTGCCTTGATGAGTTTATGGTGCATGTGGGAAGTCAGAGCAGGTCTCGACGGCTGCTTAAGCTGAAGGACCGCCATCGGATTGCCAGCCAAATTCGTGATCTCAAAGCAAGAGTAGAAGAGGTGAGCAGCAGGAACACACGCTACAACTTGATCACCGTTGATGCCTCCAGCAGCATTGATGAGGTGAATTCCTACACGGAAGATATTCGCAGCCACTCAGCTAGCAACATTGATGAGGCAGAGCTTGTGGGCTTTGCTAAGGCTAAACAAGAGCTGATTGAGATGGTGGATGTCAACTCCAGAGATGGTCTTTGCAAGATGATATTTCTCGTTGGCATGGGCGGTTTAGGCAAGACTACTCTTGCAAGGAAGGCATATGAAAGTAAGCAAGATATCGTGAATAGATTTTCTTGTTGTGCATGGGTCACCGTCTCACAGTCCTTTTCCAAGATAGAGATGCTCAAGGACATGATTAGGCAACTTTTGGGTACCGACTCGCTGAGGAAATGCTTGAAAGATCTTGAAGGGAAGTCGGTGCAGGTAGATGATCTCGGCATGTACCTCAGGAAAGAGCTAGAGCAGAAGAGGTACTTTATTGTTCTTGATGATTTGTGGACCATCAATGCATGGAATtggttcaaagatttttcttttccTATTAGGAACAACAAAGGTAGCCGAATAATTGTATCAACACGAGATGTGGGCTTGGCTGGGAAGTGCACTTCAGAATCACTTATTTACCACCTTAAGCACCTGCAAATAGAGGATGCCACAAATTTGCTACTAAGAAAGACTGGGAAAACACAGGAAGACATGAAAAATGACAAGGAAATGATGATAGTGGTCAACAAAATGGTAAAGAAGTGTGGTGGTCTACCACTCGCTGTACTCACTATAGGAGGCATGCTTGCCAACAAAAGGGTAACAGAATGGGAAAATATCTATAAACAAATCCCATTAGAGCTCGAGGTCAACCCTAGCCTTGAAGCAATGAGGAGGATAGTTACTATGAGCTACAACTGGCTGCCGTCTCATCTCAAATCATGCTTTCTGTATCTAAGCATCTTTCCTGAGGATTTTGAAATCAAAAGCAGCCGTTTGGTAGAGAGGTGGATAGCTGAGGGGTTTGTTAGAGCCAGAGTTGGAGTAAATATTAAGGATGTTGGAATAAGTTATTTCACCGAGCTAATCAACCGAAGCATGATTCAACCCTCAAAAGTGAGCATAGAAGGAGTTGTTAAGAGCTGTCGAGTCCACGATATTGTGCGTGATGTCATGATCTCAGTTTCTAGAGATGAAAATTTTGTGCATGTGGTGGGAAATAATGTAACGGGTGCTATGGAGGAGACCTTCCGACATGTAGCATACCATGGTAGCATGTGCCAAAAGATAGATATGGATTGGAGCCACGTCCGGTCAATAACTGTGTTTGGTGAGAGACCATTGCGGCCATCACCTTCAGTTTGTTCACCTGGCATGAGAATGCTCCGGGCCTTGGATCTAGAAAATGCACAGTTTCAAGTCACACAAAAGGATATCAGCAACATAGGATTGTTTCGCCACATGAAGTATCTGAATTTTTCTTACCCAGCAGGGTATTCACATATTTATAAACTTCCTAGATCCATAGGGAGATTGCAAGGGTTGCGCACTTTGAACATTAGAGACAGTTATATTACAGAACTGCCAACTGAGATTTGTAAACTCAAAAATCTACACAGTCTTCGTTGTACCAGAAATAATTCCTATGAATACTTTGACCTGAATGACACCAAGAATTGCTTGTTGAGCACATTCTGTTGGCCCGTGTTGTTCACACCTTTGGCAGATCCTAGTGAGCGTGCCAGGTTAGTTACTGACCTACACATGGCATGGTCTAGCTGTGGGTCCGAGTCAGTTGGTGTGAGGGTGCCAAAAGGAATTGGCAAACTAAAAGAGTTGCAAGTACTAGAGGTCGTGGACATCAGCCGAACCAgtggcaaagcaattaaagagCTAGGTGAGCTTGTGCAGCTGAGAAAACTAAGCGTGGTAACAGAAGGGCCCACCAAGCAGAAATGCAGGGTACTCTGTGATGCCATTCAGAAGCTCACTTGCCTCCGCTCCCTTTCAGTTGGTGGCTCACTCGATTGGGTGCATGTTGTttcctctcctcctcccctgtTGAGGAGTCTGAAGCTGTATGGATGCCTTGGAGAGCTTCCTGGCTGGGTTGGCAATCTGGTGCATTTGGTCAAACTTTACTTGTGCGGCAGCGTAATAAAGGAAGAAGGTAAACTCATGGAAATGCTAGGGCCACTTCCCAACCTCATGCGCCTTCGTCTTGGAGATGACTCTTATATTGGGGAGAAGTTGGCGTTCAAAACGGGAGCATTCCCAAATCTCAAGAAGCTTGAAATTGATTATGTGAAAGAACTGAGAGAGATCAAATTTGAGGATGGCACCTCACCCCAGCTGGTAATGATTGATATCAGTTGGTGCAAATTGGCATCAGGAATTATTGGAGTCAACCAGCTTCCAAAGCTCAAGGATATCGCACTTGGTTCCAATGGTCGAGTGGCGAAGCTTGCTATGCTGCAAAGTGAAGTGGACGCACACCCCAACAGTCCCGTGCTGCGACTCAAGGAGGAGCGGAACAAGCACGACCTGGGAGGCGTCGTCGTCCAAGTGGAAGAAGCAACGGAGGAATCATCATCTCTCCATCCTGACTGTGCATCAGCGAGCTCACGATCCCATGCGGTGGTGACGCCAAACGTCAG CCAAGACGATCTGCTTTACACTTACAATTCGTGCTGA
- the LOC119288157 gene encoding putative disease resistance RPP13-like protein 3, translated as MAETVVSMARSMLGGAISMAATAAATEMSLLLGVRKDIWFIKDELKMMQAFLVAAEKTKNKNMLLKVWAEQVRDLAYGIENCLDEFMVHVGSQSRSRRLLKLKDRYRIASQIRDLKARVEEVSNRNARYNLINTDTSSNIDEVNASMEDVRSHSAGNIDEAELVGFVKPKEELIKMVDVNSRDGLSKVICVVGMGGLGKTTLARKAYDSKEDIVNKFACCAWVTVSQSFSKIEMLKEMISQLLGTESLTKCLKELEQKAVQVEHLANYLREKLEDKRYFIVLDDLWTIDAWNWIKFIAFPIRNNKGSRIIVTTRDVGLAAQCTSESLIYHLKHLQIEDATNLLLRKSGKKREDMKNDKKMMAVVKKIVKKCGGLPLAILTIGGMLGNKKAAEWESIYTQIPSELESNPSLEAMRRIVTLSYNNLPSHLKSCFLYLSIFPEDFEIKRRRLVDRWIAEGLVRARAGVNIEDVGISYFIELINRSMIQPSKVSIEGHVKSCRVHDIMRDVMVSISREENFVYLAGDNATTVAEGNFRHVAYHGSKCPKLGVDCSHVRSLTMFGERSMEPSNSLFPSKLRMLRALDLEDGHFVVRQKDINNIVSLRHLKYVTLRPRYLCLNMHKLPASIGKLQGLQSLDLGYSCITTLPTEIGKLEGLRTLRCRNQRYSNYFDQEDGCERWCNIVCMPLVLASDHALRAEFFAELPMMCTTGFGLPKSHGVKFPKGISNLKELQILEYVDIKRTSSRAIEELGELTQLKKLRVTTKGATEEKCKLFWKAIGKLSYLYSLRVDGEDLKWLASVHFAPPLLRNLKLYGYPAEIPEMPNWVGSLMHLVKIKFFWNGLKVEERTMEMLGALPNLMLLDIIVDFIVVQKLVFVAEAFPSLRILDMQFKHGLSEVKFEEGTLPHIAEIKMGWGTPSVGIVGIKHLPKIKDIEFRGSGQVARLGVLQGEVNSHPNRPVLRVSNQNLGDAVVQVEESSTVLSDQAAAAGGSDSEVDLR; from the exons ATGGCGGAGACGGTGGTGAGCATGGCGAGATCCATGCTGGGGGGCGCCATCAGCATGGCCGCAACCGCTGCGGCCACCGAGATGAGCCTCCTCCTTGGCGTCCGCAAGGACATCTG GTTCATAAAAGATGAGCTCAAGATGATGCAAGCATTCCTTGTGGCTGCCGAGAAAACAAAGAACAAAAACATGCTACTGAAGGTGTGGGCAGAGCAAGTAAGAGATCTAGCATATGGTATTGAGAATTGTCTTGATGAATTTATGGTGCATGTGGGAAGCCAGAGCCGTTCTCGACGGCTGCTTAAGCTGAAAGATCGGTATCGGATTGCCAGCCAAATCCGTGATCTCAAAGCAAGAGTTGAAGAAGTGAGCAATAGGAATGCACGTTATAACTTGATCAACACTGATACCTCCAGCAACATTGATGAGGTGAATGCCAGCATGGAAGATGTTCGTAGCCACTCAGCTGGTAACATTGATGAGGCAGAGCTTGTGGGCTTTGTTAAGCCTAAAGAGGAGTTGATTAAGATGGTGGATGTTAACTCCAGAGATGGTCTTTCCAAGGTGATATGTGTCGTTGGCATGGGCGGTTTAGGCAAGACTACTCTAGCAAGGAAGGCATATGATAGCAAGGAAGATATTGTAAATAAATTTGCTTGTTGTGCATGGGTCACAGTCTCACAGTCATTTTCGAAGATAGAGATGCTCAAGGAGATGATAAGTCAACTTTTGGGTACCGAGTCACTGACGAAATGCTTGAAAGAACTTGAACAGAAGGCAGTGCAAGTAGAGCATCTCGCCAACTACCTCAGAGAAAAGCTAGAGGACAAGAGATACTTTATTGTTCTTGATGACCTGTGGACCATAGATGCTTGGAATTGGATCAAATTTATTGCTTTTCCTATTAGAAACAATAAAGGTAGCCGAATAATAGTAACAACACGAGATGTGGGCTTGGCTGCGCAGTGCACTTCAGAATCACTTATCTACCACCTTAAGCACCTGCAAATAGAGGATGCCACAAATTTGCTACTAAGAAAGAGTGGGAAAAAACGGGAAGAcatgaaaaatgataagaaaatGATGGCAGTGGTCAAAAAAATAGTAAAGAAGTGTGGTGGTCTACCGCTGGCTATACTCACTATAGGAGGCATGCTTGGCAACAAAAAGGCAGCAGAGTGGGAAAGTATCTATACACAAATCCCATCAGAGCTTGAGAGCAACCCTAGCCTAGAAGCAATGAGGAGGATAGTTACTCTAAGCTACAATAACTTGCCGTCTCATCTCAAGTCATGCTTTCTTTATCTAAGCATCTTTCCTGAGGATTTTGAAATCAAAAGGAGGCGTTTGGTAGATAGATGGATAGCAGAGGGGCTTGTTAGAGCCAGAGCTGGAGTAAACATCGAAGATGTTGGAATAAGTTATTTCATCGAGCTGATCAACCGAAGCATGATTCAGCCCTCAAAAGTGAGCATAGAAGGACATGTTAAGAGTTGTCGAGTCCATGATATCATGCGTGATGTGATGGTCTCGATATCTAGGGAAGAAAATTTTGTGTACTTGGCAGGAGATAATGCAACTACCGTAGCAGAGGGAAACTTCCGTCATGTAGCATACCATGGTAGTAAGTGCCCAAAATTAGGCGTGGATTGTAGCCACGTTCGATCATTAACCATGTTTGGTGAGAGATCCATGGAGCCATCAAATTCACTTTTTCCATCTAAGCTGAGAATGCTTAGAGCCCTGGACCTAGAAGATGGACATTTCGTTGTCAGGCAGAAAGACATCAACAACATAGTGTCGCTGCGCCACTTGAAATATGTGACTTTAAGGCCTCGTTATTTATGCTTAAATATGCACAAACTACCAGCATCTATTGGGAAGTTACAAGGCTTGCAGAGTTTGGACTTGGGATACAGTTGCATTACAACACTACCAACTGAGATTGGTAAACTTGAAGGTCTTCGGACGCTCCGGTGTAGGAACCAGAGGTATTCCAATTATTTTGACCAGGAAGACGGTTGCGAACGCTGGTGCAATATAGTGTGTATGCCCCTTGTTTTGGCTTCTGATCATGCCCTGCGTGCTGAATTTTTTGCGGAGCTACCTATGATGTGCACTACTGGTTTTGGTCTTCCGAAGAGCCATGGTGTAAAGTTCCCTAAAGGAATCAGTAACTTGAAAGAGTTGCAGATACTAGAGTACGTGGACATCAAACGAACTAGCAGCAGAGCAATTGAAGAGCTTGGGGAGCTTACACAACTGAAGAAATTAAGAGTGACTACGAAAGGGGCCACCGAGGAAAAATGCAAGCTATTCTGGAAGGCCATTGGGAAGCTCTCTTACCTTTATTCCCTCCGTGTGGATGGTGAAGATCTCAAGTGGCTGGCTTCTGTTCACTTTGCTCCTCCCCTCCTGAGGAACCTCAAGTTGTATGGATATCCTGCAGAGATTCCAGAGATGCCCAACTGGGTCGGAAGTCTGATGCATTTGGTGAAGATTAAGTTCTTTTGGAACGGACTAAAGGTAGAAGAAAGAACCATGGAGATGCTAGGAGCACTGCCCAACCTCATGCTCCTTGATATTATTGTTGATTTTATTGTTGTGCAAAAGCTAGTGTTTGTGGCGGAAGCATTCCCGAGTCTCAGAATACTCGATATGCAATTTAAGCATGGGCTGAGTGAGGTGAAATTTGAGGAGGGCACCTTGCCCCACATTGCAGAGATAAAAATGGGATGGGGCACTCCCTCTGTAGGGATTGTTGGTATCAAGCACCTTCCAAAGATCAAGGATATTGAATTTCGAGGCAGTGGCCAAGTGGCACGTCTTGGTGTGCTGCAGGGGGAAGTGAACTCACACCCCAACCGTCCTGTGCTGCGAGTGTCCAACCAAAATCTGGGTGATGCCGTCGTCCAGGTGGAAGAATCATCAACTGTTCTTTCTGATCAGGCAGCAGCAGCAGGAGGGAGTGACAG CGAAGTTGATCTGCGGTAA